The Armatimonadota bacterium DNA segment GAATACTGGGCAACCACCTCACATAATGAGGTGTATTTCGCACGGGACGACCAGACGCTCACGATAAGACCGGAACAACACTTCTGCGCAGGTCTGCCGTTCGACCCGCTGGAGATGATTGACCTGCGCGAAGTGAACGATTACTGGAATATGGCGAAAGTGCTCATCCAATACTACGAGTAAGGAGGTAAGTATGAACCCGATCGATATCGCCAAGAACCGCATCTTCCAGCACATCATCCGCTCACAGGCAATCCCGGCTACCAGCCACTGGAAGTTCATGGCGCTGAGCGATTGCCTGCCACCGACCGAGAACGGCAAATGCCAGATCGTCGATGAGATGACCGGCATTCCGTTCGAGTTGAGCGTGCCCGAAAAGGTGGAAGCGAACTGGTTCTATCCCACTCCCGACGGCGTGAACGACAACATGCAGCCCATCCGCCGCCGCGAAGCAGTGCCCGTCAAACAGGTGCTGCTGGGATACGGGCCTGTCCGAACCCGACAGGGCGATGTGCGCATGCGCGTTGCACTGGCAAAGGTCACCGGAGTGCCGCAGACCACCGGTGTCGTCACCATCAGCGTCGGCGCATACGGTGCATTCGTCACACCCAATCCGCAAACCGGTCTGTATGACGTCGACCCTGACCTGGTTGCCGCACTGAACCTCAAGATGCATGAGCAGTTCACCAACCTGCAGCCGATAACGATTGAGGTCAACCAGGGCGAGCAGGCACAGGAGATCGACGTCAAGACACTGCTGAACACCGAGCAGCCCGCAGAACAGACCGGCGAAACCAACAACGCGTAAGATTAGTCCAAATCAAAGGGGAGTGGGAGCCAACCACTCCCCAAGCATAAGGAGGAGAAAATGGTCATGGAACACCGAGAGATCTGCCAGACGGCGGAGAAGATTCTGCATAAGCCCGTACTCAACGATTCCGACCGCGCATTCCTGGAGATGGCGGCGGATCACCTGCGCAAGGCAATCAACGACGACAAGCTGAAGTCCACCGGTCTCGGTGCACTCGCAGGAGGCGCCATCGCCACCATCGCACTCGGACCGTTCGCCATCCTGCCAGCAGCATTAGCAGCTATCGCAGGTGGCTCGTTCGGCAAATGGACACACGAGGAAGGAAGCAAATACGAACGCGAACTGCTGGCCAAGATCATCGCCAAACTGAGCAAGCCGTAGCGATATGGGGAGGGGCGAAAGCCCCACCCTTTCCTTCATCCTTGACATAGCACTCATCTCAGGTCATCGCTTCTCCTCCAATGCAAAAGGGGGCGCGTCATTTGTGACGATAGCCCCTCTCTTTGAAAGACCATAAGGTGATTGTCGGGCGGGGACGGAAAAGCCCCCCATCCTCTCACGCCAGCCATTACGTCCGTCCCCGCCCATCTTCTTTCTTCTTCTCTCTTCTTCGTTGTCTCTTCCTCTGAATCATCTGTAATACCGTATATGAACACTCTCTCTGGAGGTCGTTATGGATAAGGAGACACGCAACCGCCTGCACAAGCATCACATAGCCAGCACCGCCATCGCTACGGTGCTGTTCATGATTACGTTCGTCTATGACAGGCCGGTGCTCACATGGCCGCTCGCACTTCTCATCCTCATCTCCGCATTGGGATTGGGATACATCACCGGCACTTTCTACCATTACGCAGTATACTTTGAGTACTATGATGAGGAGGAATACCATGCACAGACAGACGAGAGACCGCATGAACCACCACCGCGCGGACAGTATCCTCGTATCCGCCGCACTGGTAGCCATCGTTCTCCTGATTGACAGGTCTGGCACCGTCTGGAAATTGCTCGAGCTGGTCGTCATCTCACTGGTGCTGGGCTACGTCATCGGTACCGCCTACCACTACATAGTGCACTTTGAGTACTATGCACGAGATGAGAATGGACAACAGAAGTAACACGCTACAGAAGGGAGTACTATGATGAAGAGCGATACTCGAGATGACCTGAGCGAACACCGCACCAAAAGCATCACCGTAGCTTCTATACTGGCAGCAATCGCGTTCTCGCTCTACAACCTCAACTTCATCTGGTCAATCATCAAACTTACCCTTTACTGGATACTTATCGACATTGTCATCAGTCTGGAACTCAGCTGGAAACTCATTCAGCTTGCCATCGTCTCCATAGGATCGGGGTACATTACCGGCACAATCTATCACCACATAGTACGCTTCGTCTACTACAAGAACAAGGAGGTGTAAACCATGCTGGTCGGACAAGCCCTCAAAGGCGCCATTACCTTCGCACCCAAGATGCTGGTCAGAGCCGGCGCAAGCATCGCTAAACTCGCCACCAAATCACCACAACTATTGCAAGCCCTCAACCAGGTGGAAGTCAACGTAGAGAAAGAACTCACCCAACTCACACTCGTCAAAGAAGGCGATACCTACACACTCGTGGATAACGACTCCGGCCAAGTCGTACTCACCCTCAAGATCGAAGAGAACACCACACCGAACCCATAACACATAACACCTAACAAACACAAACCGAACACGACGTACATAACGCTCGACAAACCCGTATACCACTCACATAACGCTCGACATAGCACTCGACAGACCACCCGCCAAATGCACACAACTCACCCGTAATCAACAGATCACCAGTAAGGAGAAGAGACCAAACGCGACGAAGGCTGCGAAAACAAGGTGGGGCGGGGCTTGCATCGTTCATCCACCCTCCTCTTCACTGTACCCGGCCCACGCCAACCCTTTCTCAAAGCCGCCCTCCCTCGCACTGTACCCGGCCCACGCCAACCTTTCCTAGAGCCTGCCTCCTCTTCACTGTACCCGGCCCACGCCAACCCTTTCTCAAAGCCGCCCTCCCTCGCACTGTACCCGGCCCACGCCAACCTTTCCTAGAGCCTGCCTTCTCTTCGCTGTACCCAACCCACGCCAACCTTTCCTAGAGCCTACCTCCTCTTCGCTGTACCTTTCTCACGCCAACCTTTTCTCAGAGCCTGCCTTCTCTTCGCTGTACCCAACCCACGCCAACCTTTCCTAGAACCTGCCTTCCCTGTGCTGTACAAAACCCACGCCAACTCTCTCTCAAAGCCAACCTCTTCTACACTATACCTAACTCACGTCAACCTTTTCCTAAAGCCGCCCTACTTTTCGCTGTACATCACTCTCGTCAACCCTTTTCTGGAGTCGGCTTTCATCACACTGTAACTCACTATCGTTCCAGAGTTTGCTATGCTGTATCCGTTCCTCATCCTTTCCTTCCTGGCTTATCGTATACTGTGTTGTACCTATCTCATGTTAGTTCTACTTCTTTCTGCATTCGTTAACTCTTCCCTTCTTCGTTATCTCATTGGTATCATACTTCTCTCATTTGGCTGTATTCGAGGATAGGTGCAAGCTTATCCTCTCTCATACCAACATAAGGAGGTGATTTCCATTGGTAGAACATCTGGCAAAGCTGTATGGTTTCCTGCTGCGGCGTATTGCTCAGGCATGGAAGGATCTGCTGGCTCAGTGGGGAGTTCAGTGGTCTGTAGTTGCGGAGGTTCAGTCTTCCGCTTCTACGGTATTCATTGAACTCTGCCGTCATGTGCCTTCGAGCTTTGTGAGGACTGGCAAGGTTCCTCCGGGCTTGAAGGAGATGGCTGTAGATCTGGTTCAGCTGTACGTTCAGGCGCTGGAAGCCAGTTATGCAGAGTGGAAGAAGACAGGGCTGGACTTTACTGCTTCTCAGGTTAAGGCTGGTGCCGACAACCTTTTCATTCAGCTCTGTCGGAACTATCTGGATGTAGTGGAAGACTTACCGTATCAGGTAAGGAAGGAGGTGGAAGTGGAGGTTTAGGATGAGAAGGGGAAGGCGGGACTGGGTAGCGGTCTGCCTTCCCCACAAACCCTCTTGCACCCTCCCTTCATCCTGTGAGATTTCTCTTGCAAGTTGCGCGGGATTTGCAGGAGTCTTGCAGGCGCTTGTAGAAAGGTGGAAACTAAGGCAGAGCGACATACCTACAGGTTGTGGTGGGGCGCAAGCGATAACACCACATATAGTAGTCATTTGGTCGGATGGTGCAACGGTAAGATGCATCGTTGACAACGAGGAGGTCAGTGGTTCGAATCCACTACCGCCCACCATTTAGTTTGGTCTCCTCATTGTCGACGAGGTGGTGGATCCTTTCTCACTGCGTGTAGTTGTGGAAGAGCGCCAGACACTCCTTCAACTGCTCCCGAATGGGAATGTGCTGCGGGCAGTGCTGTTCGCACTCGCCACACTCCAGACAGGCATCCGCCTTTTTACCCTTTACCCACCGTGAGCCGATAGCGTTGTAGTGCTCTCGCGCGTAATCCTTCAAGCCGTACACCCGGTAGTAGTTCATCGCCTGGAAGATGTGCGAGATGTTCACCTCCTGCGGACAATGCGGCAAGCAGTAGTTACAACCGGTGCAGTAGAGGTCTGCCAATCGCTTGTTCTCGTCCATCGCGGCGTTGATAGCGGCGACCTCTTCCGGGCTAAGAGGTGACATGTTGGAGGCTATCGCCGCGTTCTCCTCTACCTGCTCGATAGCGCTCATGCCCGACAGTGCACAGTCCACATTGCGGTTGGCAAACACAAAGCGCAGAGCCAGCTCCGCACTGCTGTGTACACGGATGCCCAACCGCTCAGCGGTCTCCCGAGGCAACCCAGCCAGTCTGCCGCCGCCGACAGGACCCATCACCACCGTGCCCAGACCCTTCGCTTTGGCGTATGCCAGCGCCTCCTCATTGGCGCGGTCGAGCAGGTTGTACTGGCAGAGGACGGACGAGAAGATGCCCAGGTCTATCAGTTGCATCATCACCTCGGGCTTGTCGTGGAAGGAGAAGGAGATGTGTCGTATCAGCCCTTCCTCCTTCGCGCGCAGCGCCTCTCGGATGAATTCATCACGCCGTTCGTGTTTCAGAAACCATTCGCCGATGCCGTGGAAATGATAGAAATCGATATGGTCTGTGTCCAGCTTGCGCAGCTGTATCTCCAGCAGTTCGCGATAGCCCTTTTCATTACCGATGGGGTACTTGGTGGAAACGTATACCTTATCGCGCCAGCCCTTCAAAGCTTTCCCAACCACGATTTCGCTTTGCCCGTCGCAGTAGAACCAGGCGGTGTCTACATAGTTCACCCCCAGTTCGAAAGCGCGATGAAGCATGGCTATGGACTTCTCTTCGTCGACCACCCTCTGACCGTTTTTCTCGGTCATAGGCAGTCGCATCGCGCCAAAACCCAGCCTCGAGATGCGGATTCCCGTGTTGCCAAAGTCTCTGTACTCCATCCTCACCACCTCTTAAACGGTTTAGTAACGTTATCCATTTTATTATACAGGCTTAACGTGTTCATCAGGTATGTTTTCGCGAGGTTAGAGATGAAAATGAATCGAACGCTGCACATACCGATTCGTAGCCCAGACAGGAAGGAAGGCATCCACGGCGAAGCAAAAAGGGGAAAAAGAGATGAAGGAGGTAAAGGAACAATGCCCGTACCCACCGCCGTCACCCGCGCCCTCGCCAGGGGCGTGAATCTGAGCCACTGGCTCTCGCAACACTCTCTGGATGAGCCACATCTGCAATCTTACATCGGAGAACGCGATTTCGCCCTGATTGCCCGGCTGGGTTTCACGCACGTGCGCCTGCCGATAGACACCGCTCTGCTGCAATCGCCGGATGGACAACTGCGCGAGCAGGGCTTCGCGTACGTAGACCGCGCACTGGACTGGGCACAGGCGAACCGCCTCGGCGTGGTGATTGACCTGCATCCCGTGCCCGCCCCCAAAGTAGCTCGCGATAGCACTGCATACGCGCACTTCGAGAGGCTGTGGACGGGCATTGCACAGCGCTATCACCGCCGCCCGCTCAGCATGGTGTACGAGCTGCTGAACGAACCGGTAGAAACCGACCCGCAGCTGTGGCGTGAGACAAGCATCAAACTGGTCAAAGCCATCCGCTCGGTAGATAAGCGTCACACCATCATTGTTTGTGGACACAACTGGAGCGGACCCGACGACCTGCCCGCCATCCGCCCGATAGAGGATGATAACATCGTGTACACCTTCCACTTCTACCTGCCGCACGAGTTTACCCACCAGGGCGCTACATGGGGTAGCGCACACTGGCGTCCATTGCGTAACGTGCCGTACCCGCTGAACAGGGAGAACGTGCAGCCTCTATTGGCGGGTTTACCCGAAGGCTCTGCCTCTGCCCTGCGTCGTCTCGCCGAGGAGGGAGTGGACATCGGCTGGATAGAGAAGTGCATGTCGCCGGTGGTGGAATACCAGAAGCAGTACCGCGTGCCCCTGTATTGTGGGGAGTTTGGCGTGTACCGCGCCTTTTCGCCAGCCGATTCGCGCGCCCGCTGGCTAGCGGACGTAGTGAAGACGTTGCAGAAATACCGCATCGGCTGGGCAATGTGGGACTATAAAGGGGGATTTGCCCTGCTTCGAACGGATAAGCCAGAGCCGGTAGCGGACGAGGCGGTGGTGAAGGCGTTAGGGCTCGGTTGACAGACCTCTCAGTTGACGGATAACCCCTGTAACCGATATAATCTTCTACGCGAAACTCTGTGAGAGGTTGGGAGTATTAGCGTGAAGCTCAAAATCGGTTTGCCGAAGGGCAGTCTACAGGAAGCCACCTTCGAACTGTTCAAAAAGGCAGGGTTCGATTTCCACGTCTCGTCGCGCTCGTATGAGCCGATAGTCGACGACCCCGAACTGGAACCCTGGCTCATCCGTCCGCAGGAAATCCCACGTTATGTGCAGGACGGCGTGCTGGACGTGGGCATCAGCGGGAAGGACTGGATCGAAGACAACGGCGTGGACGTGATAGAAGTCGCCGACCTGACATATTCCAAAGTGACCCGCAACCCGGTGCGTGTGGTGCTGGCGGTGCAGGAGAGCAGCCCCATCCAGAGTGTCAAAGACCTGCAGGGCAAGCGCATTGCTACCGAATATGTGCGCCTCACCGAGCGTTATCTACAGCAGCATGGCGTGCAGGCAACGGTAGAGTTTTCCTGGGGTGCGTGCGAGGTGAAAGTGCCTACCCTCGCCGATGCCATCGTGGTCAATACGGAAACGGGCAGCAGCCTGCGGGCGCACAACCTGCGTATCGTAGATACGTTGCTGGTCTCTACCCCTCGCCTCATCGCCAACAAGCAAGCGTGGCAGGATGCGTGGAAGCGCGAGAAGACCGAGAACATCGCCATGTTGCTGACCGCCGCACTCAACGCGGGCGTGCTGGTGGGCTTGAAGATGAACGTGGAACGGGCGAACCTGCCTGCCGTGCTGGGCGTATTGCCTGCGCTCAAGAACCCCACCATCTCCCCGCTGTCGGACGAGGGATGGGTGGCGGTAGAGACCATTTTGGAAGAGAAGCAGGTGCGCGAACTGATACCGCAGCTCAAACGCGCCGGAGCACAGGGCATCGTGGAATATCCGCTCAACAAGGTGATTTACTGACCATGATTGCGCATGTGCGCGGCACGCTGGTAGAAAAGGACACGTCTGCAGTAGTCGTAGATGTGAACGGCGTTGGCTACCGCGTGCTGGTACCCGAAACGGTTTCGGCGGTGCTTCCCGCGGTGGGTGAGCAGGTACATCTGCTCACCACCTTTTATGTACGCGAGGAGGAGATGAGCCTGTACGGCTTCCTCACCAATGAACAGCGCAGGCTCTTCGAAATGCTCCT contains these protein-coding regions:
- the hisG gene encoding ATP phosphoribosyltransferase, which translates into the protein MKLKIGLPKGSLQEATFELFKKAGFDFHVSSRSYEPIVDDPELEPWLIRPQEIPRYVQDGVLDVGISGKDWIEDNGVDVIEVADLTYSKVTRNPVRVVLAVQESSPIQSVKDLQGKRIATEYVRLTERYLQQHGVQATVEFSWGACEVKVPTLADAIVVNTETGSSLRAHNLRIVDTLLVSTPRLIANKQAWQDAWKREKTENIAMLLTAALNAGVLVGLKMNVERANLPAVLGVLPALKNPTISPLSDEGWVAVETILEEKQVRELIPQLKRAGAQGIVEYPLNKVIY
- a CDS encoding aldo/keto reductase, producing MEYRDFGNTGIRISRLGFGAMRLPMTEKNGQRVVDEEKSIAMLHRAFELGVNYVDTAWFYCDGQSEIVVGKALKGWRDKVYVSTKYPIGNEKGYRELLEIQLRKLDTDHIDFYHFHGIGEWFLKHERRDEFIREALRAKEEGLIRHISFSFHDKPEVMMQLIDLGIFSSVLCQYNLLDRANEEALAYAKAKGLGTVVMGPVGGGRLAGLPRETAERLGIRVHSSAELALRFVFANRNVDCALSGMSAIEQVEENAAIASNMSPLSPEEVAAINAAMDENKRLADLYCTGCNYCLPHCPQEVNISHIFQAMNYYRVYGLKDYAREHYNAIGSRWVKGKKADACLECGECEQHCPQHIPIREQLKECLALFHNYTQ
- a CDS encoding endoglucanase, encoding MPVPTAVTRALARGVNLSHWLSQHSLDEPHLQSYIGERDFALIARLGFTHVRLPIDTALLQSPDGQLREQGFAYVDRALDWAQANRLGVVIDLHPVPAPKVARDSTAYAHFERLWTGIAQRYHRRPLSMVYELLNEPVETDPQLWRETSIKLVKAIRSVDKRHTIIVCGHNWSGPDDLPAIRPIEDDNIVYTFHFYLPHEFTHQGATWGSAHWRPLRNVPYPLNRENVQPLLAGLPEGSASALRRLAEEGVDIGWIEKCMSPVVEYQKQYRVPLYCGEFGVYRAFSPADSRARWLADVVKTLQKYRIGWAMWDYKGGFALLRTDKPEPVADEAVVKALGLG